A window of the Eschrichtius robustus isolate mEscRob2 chromosome 5, mEscRob2.pri, whole genome shotgun sequence genome harbors these coding sequences:
- the CCDC115 gene encoding coiled-coil domain-containing protein 115, with the protein MAARNPRAELDSLLLQLLGDLEELEAKREALNARVEEGWLSLSKARYAMGAKSVGPLQYASRMEPQVRVCTSEAQDGLQKFWMVRGGTQIPEEVGPREAVLRRRKGLTRTPEPDPSPAPQDPLNWFGILVPHSLRQAQASFREGLQLAADMASLQIRIDWGRSQLQGLQEKLKQLEPGAP; encoded by the exons ATGGCGGCGCGGAATCCGCGAGCCGAGCTGGACTCTCTTCTCCTGCAGCTGCTTGGGGACCTGGAAGAACTGGAGGCGAAGCGGGAGGCGCTGAACGCCCgggtggaggag gGCTGGCTCTCGCTCTCCAAAGCTCGCTACGCCATGGGTGCGAAGTCGGTGGGGCCTCTGCAGTATGCCTCCCGCATGGAGCCCCAGGTCCGCGTCTGCACCAG CGAGGCCCAGGACGGACTCCAGAAGTTCTGGATGGTGAGAGGCGGCACCCAGATTCCAGAGGAGGTGGGACCCCGCGAGGCAG TTCTGCGCAGGCGCAAGGGTCTCACGAGGACCCCGGAGCCagacccctccccagctccccaggacCCTCTGAACTGGTTTGGAATCCTGGTTCCTCACAGTCTACGGCAAGCTCAAGCCAGCTTCCGGGAGG GTCTGCAGCTGGCTGCAGACATGGCCAGCCTTCAGATCCGCATCGACTGGGGTCGAAGCCAGCTCCAGGGGCTGCAGGAGAAACTCAAGCAGCTGGAGCCCGGGGCTCCCTGA